The DNA sequence TGTACAGCTCCGATCATGTCCGCGGGGATGAAATAGAAACGCATGTTCCGGTTTTACTCGATAATGTAATCAGTTTTCTCTCTGGCGGAAGAACAGAAGGATTACTTGTGGACGGAACTGCTGGCGCAGGCGGTCACCTGGCTGCTATGGCAGAAGCATTACCGAAAATGAGTCTGCTTGGAGTGGATCGTGATCCCGTGGCGTTATCAATACTCAGAAACAGATTCAATCAGGATTCAGGTATAACGGTCAGGCAGGCCAGCTATACGGAGATACCGGTTATTATGAGCGAAATAGGTTTTACATACGCGTCCGGTGCTCTATTCGACCTGGGGCTTTCCTCAATTCAACTGGATGACTCATCAAGAGGGTTCTCATACAGATCGGATGGACCGCTGGATATGCGGTTCGACGGCTCCTCCGGTATTACTGTTGATGAGATTCTGAATAAATGCTCTGAGCGTGAAATTGCTGATATCATCTACAATTACGGTGAGGAAGGAAGAAGCAGACGAATCGCGAAAGCCATAGTAAAAGAAAGACCTGTTCACTCGACTCAGGAGCTGGCTTCAATCATTCGTGGAAGTGTACGAGGCAATCCTGTTAAAATTCTTTCAAGGGTTTTCCAGGCTTTGAGAATTGCTGTTAA is a window from the Candidatus Aegiribacteria sp. genome containing:
- the rsmH gene encoding 16S rRNA (cytosine(1402)-N(4))-methyltransferase RsmH, which translates into the protein MCADRPARSHLYSSDHVRGDEIETHVPVLLDNVISFLSGGRTEGLLVDGTAGAGGHLAAMAEALPKMSLLGVDRDPVALSILRNRFNQDSGITVRQASYTEIPVIMSEIGFTYASGALFDLGLSSIQLDDSSRGFSYRSDGPLDMRFDGSSGITVDEILNKCSEREIADIIYNYGEEGRSRRIAKAIVKERPVHSTQELASIIRGSVRGNPVKILSRVFQALRIAVNSELEQLDNLLDNLHTWTESGARIAFITFHSLEDRRIKLLFRDSGYYSQFSPVWIVPDENERRENPRARSARLRMGIRL